The stretch of DNA GGACCAGGGCTTCCAGTTCGGTGACTGGCTGGACCCGGATGCCGATCCGGACAAGCCGTGGGATGCGAAGGCGGACACCGGCGTGGTGGCCACCACGTGCATGTACCGCACCGCCTCCATTACCGCCAAAACCGCGCGGCTGCTGGGACACCAGGAGGACGCCGAGTACTTCGAGCAGCTGGCGGCACGGGTCCAGGCCTCGTTCCTGGAGCACTATGTTGCCGCCGACGGCACCATCCATAGCGACTGCACCACCGTCTACGCGCTGGCGATTGCCTTCGGCATCCTTCCCGGCGCCGAGCATGTTGACTTCGCCGGGGAACGTCTCGCCGAGCTGGTCCGGAAGAACAACTACCGCGTGTCCACCGGTTTCGCCGGCACCCCCTTCATCACCGGCGCGCTGACGGACACCGGCCACAGCGCGGAGGCGTACAGGCTGCTGCTGGAACAGGGCTGCCCGTCGTGGCTGTACCCGGTGACCATGGGCGCCACCACCGTGTGGGAGCGCTGGGACTCCATGCTTCCGGACGGCACCATCAACCCGGGCGAGATGACCAGCTTCAACCACTACGCGCTGGGCGCCGTGGCCGACTGGATGCACAAGGGAATCGGCGGCATCAGCCCGCTCGCCCCGGGGTACAGCAAGGTCCGGATTGCGCCGGTCCCGGGCGAAGGCATCGACTGGGCCAGGACGTCCCTGAAAACGCCGCACGGAACCATCCGCGTGGAATGGAAGCACGACGACGGTGAGTTCCACCTCGAGGTGACGGTACCTGGGGGAGTGGAGGCCGACGTCGTCCTTCCGGGCGGCGGGCAGCACACCGTCGGCGGCGGCACGCATAGCTTCACCGCGGCTGTCGCGCTCGCCGTCCCGGCGGGGTTGTAGGCGCTGTGGCAGCTGTGGCTAATACAGCCGGAGAGCTACTCGTGGTGGATAACGACTTCGGTGGCGATCCTGACGGCCTCGTGTCCCTCGCACATATCCTCTTGCGTTCCGGCCCGGGTATGACCGTCCTGGTGACGACGTCTCCTCTGGATCCGGGACTGGCCGAAGCCGCCGGCGCAGACCCTGCAACCACGGCCGGCCGTGGCGCAGATCTTGCCGAGCAACTCCTGGAGTTAATGCGGATCAGCGGTGTAAGGGTGATCACGGGTGCGGAGGCCACCGGGATCACGCCCGAGCAGGTGAGTCCGGCGGCACGCGCCATCACTGAGGAGTCCTCACGCTTCGAGCGGACCACAATTCTCTGTGGAGGACCACTGACTAACATCGCTGCCGCGCTGCGGCTTGACCCGCCACTCGCTCGCAGGGCGATGCTGGTGTGGGTGGGGGGAACGCTGGCTGAAGCGGACCGCGGAGAGTACAACTCCGACACTGACCTGGAAGCTGCAAGGGAGGTCGTGGCGTCAGGGATGCCCCTTGTGAGAATCCCCTCGGAGGAGTACTCGCGCATGACCATTCCGGTGCATGCAGTGAAGAATGAGCTTGCAGCCGAGTCGGCAGTCGGTTCCTGGCTGGCGGAGCGCCTGCTCGACGTTCCGCCCTTCGTGCAGCTGGGCGCAACGTTGACGCTTGGTGACAGCGTTCTGGTGGCGTTTCTGCCAGGCGTCGATGCGCTTGCCAGGCAGGTTGCCCCGGGAACAGTAGTTCACAACCAGGTGGACGGCGCCGCGCTGTGGGACGATCTGATGCGCCAGCTTGTGGCGCAAGGTAGTTAGCCAGTTCGTTCAGCGGGTACGGTGGATTTCCACCTCTGGATCGCTTTGTTTCCGCGTGGTAATTTGACCCTCTTACGTCGCTTACAGGGAGCGATCCAGGAGGAGGGCCAGCTCATGAGTGATACCAATTCCGCCGGAACGAACGTGGACGTCGTGGACATCCTGACCAGCGATCACCAGGACATGATTGCGCTGATCGGGCAGATTAAGGGTGCGTCCGAGGACAGCCAGCGCAGGGACCTGGCGGACACCCTGATCGCGGAGGTGATGCGCCATGCCGTCGCCGAGGAAATGTACGTGTACCCCGCCATTGAGGACCACGTGCCCAACGGCAAGGACGAAGTTGAACATGACAAAAAGGAGCACGACGAGATCGTCAAGCTGATGAAACGGCTGGAAAAGGTGGAGCCTTCCGACCAGACCTTTATGGAACTGGTCCAGGAGCTCGAAGACAAACTGAGGCATCACGCCAATGACGAGGAAACCGAACAGTTTCCCAAGCTCCGCCTGCACATCCCGCGCGAAAAACTCGTCGACATCGGCGAAAAAGTGGAGAAAGCGAAAAAGCTGGCGCCCACGAGGCCACACCCGAGCGCACCGCATTCGGAGTTGTTCCACAAGACCCTGGGCGCCGGCGTTGGCATGGTGGACCGGATCCGGGACAAACTGACCGGCAGGCACACAGACTCGTAGGGCCGGGGGTTGG from Pseudarthrobacter siccitolerans encodes:
- a CDS encoding nucleoside hydrolase → MANTAGELLVVDNDFGGDPDGLVSLAHILLRSGPGMTVLVTTSPLDPGLAEAAGADPATTAGRGADLAEQLLELMRISGVRVITGAEATGITPEQVSPAARAITEESSRFERTTILCGGPLTNIAAALRLDPPLARRAMLVWVGGTLAEADRGEYNSDTDLEAAREVVASGMPLVRIPSEEYSRMTIPVHAVKNELAAESAVGSWLAERLLDVPPFVQLGATLTLGDSVLVAFLPGVDALARQVAPGTVVHNQVDGAALWDDLMRQLVAQGS
- a CDS encoding hemerythrin domain-containing protein, translated to MSDTNSAGTNVDVVDILTSDHQDMIALIGQIKGASEDSQRRDLADTLIAEVMRHAVAEEMYVYPAIEDHVPNGKDEVEHDKKEHDEIVKLMKRLEKVEPSDQTFMELVQELEDKLRHHANDEETEQFPKLRLHIPREKLVDIGEKVEKAKKLAPTRPHPSAPHSELFHKTLGAGVGMVDRIRDKLTGRHTDS